AACCCCGCCGCGTTCCTGCGCGACCCGGCCGGTGCCGCCGCGCAGTACCAGCGCAACGGGCGTGAGGTGGCGGTCAGTTCCCGGTGGATCGGCAGCCAGGGCTTCTACCCGGCGGCCACCGAGGCGATCCTCGCGGCCCGGCCGAAGAGGATCGTCGACCTGGGCGCCGGTGCCGCCGGTCTGCTGATCGACCTGCTCGGCCGGCTGCCGGAGAGCAGCGGGGTGGCCCTGGACATGAGTGCCGGCGCATGCCAGGAGGCGGCCCGCGCGGCGCTGGCGGCGGGCGTCGGCGACCGTCTCGAGGTGGTGGAGCGGCCGATCCAGTCCGTCGCCGACGACCCCGCGCCGCTGGCCGGTGCCGATGTCATCCACGCCGGATTCGTCTTCCACGACATCGTGCAGGAGGGCGACATCTTCGACCGGGTGCTGCGCCGGTGCCGGGAGGCGCTGCGTCCGGGCGGCATCATGGCGATCACCGACTCGGTGCCGTACGCGTCGGCGGAGCGCGAGCGCCGGTTCAGCGCGCTGTTCACCTATCTGCACGCCGGATTCATGAACGTGAAGCTGCCTCCGGAGGAGGACTGGCTGGCCCGCTTCCGGCAGGCCGGTTTCGACCAGGCCCAGTGCGTGCCGCACCGGTTCCCCGGCGGCCGGCTCTTCATCGCGACCAAGTAGGTCGTCGTACAACGGTGACCGCGCCGGACGTCGTCAACGACGTCCGGCGCGGTCACCGGCATGTCCGGACAGACCCTAGGCGGGCGACTCCCCGGTGGGCTCCTTGGGCGCCCAGAACATCAGCAGGAACTCGACCGGCACGACGGCGTTCTCCTCGTCGTCGGGGCGGTTGAACTCCTCCATCAGCGCGGACAGGCGGGACCGGAACTCGGTGGCCCGCTCCGGCGACAGCCGGCGGTCCAGCGCCACGACCATGGGGCCGAGCGGATCAGGCTTCTCCGCGGCCTCGGGCTCCGGTTCGGGCTGGAAGCGACCGCTGATGATGTCCCGTACGAGCCGGTCGCGGAAGTCGTTCAGCGCGACGGCGAACGCGTCGGCCAGTTCGCCCGCGTTGCCCGGCGCGGCCAGCAGATCGCGACTCAGCCGCAGGGCGAACTGCGCCACCTGGTACTGGCTCTCCTGAATCCCGGAGACCATCCGGGTCTGCGTCACCTTGATCAGGCCCGCCGCCTCGAGCACCTTGATGTGCCGGTAGAGCCGGGTGGGCGGCTGGTCCAGAAGCTGGGCGATGTCCTTCACCCGGTGCGACCCGCGCACGTCGCTCATCATCGTGCGCAGGATCGCCAACCTCAGCGGGTCGGACAGGGCCTTCAGCGTCTCCACGTCGTCCACCTCCCGGACGACCGCCATCGCGTCGGCATCGTCAGCCATCGACCCGTCAGCCATTGACCCATCTCCGTTTCCTCATAGCGAACCATTCACCTGCATGCTACCGTTCACGCATGAGTGAACGCTTACGTCAGCGTGATAGCGAAGCTCCTGCCACGCCCGTGCCCCTGCGCCGTAACCGGCGCTTCCAAATTCTGTGGATCGGGGCGGCCGCAGCCAACCTCGGCCTCGAAACCGTGGAGGTCGCCTATCCCCTGCTGATCATGTCCTTGACCGGATCGCCGGCGCTGGCCGGCCTGTTCGGCTTCGCGCAGATCGGCACCGCTCTCCTGGTCGGACTGCCGGCCGGCGCGGTGGTCGACCGGTGGGACCGGCGCCGCATCCTGTTGATCTCCGAGGCGGTCCGCGCTCTCACTCTGGCGTTCATCGTCCTCATTCTGATGGCCGGCCGGGCGAACTTCGCCCTTCTGATCATGGCCGCGATCGTCCTGGGCGCCGGTACGGCCTTCGGCGCACCCGCCCGCATGCTGCTGATCCGCGCGGTCGTGCCGGACCATCAGCTGACCGCGGCGCTCAGTCAGGACGAGGCGCGCAGCGGAGCCGCAGCCCTGGCGGGACCGCCCCTCGGCGGCGCGCTCTACCTGGTCTCCCGCACGTTCCCGTTCGTCGCGGCGATCGCCGGTTTCGTGATCTCGTTCGTCTGCGCCCTGATGATTCGCGTGCCGAAGGCGGCGAGCGAAACCGAGCCGGTGAGCAACGAGCCTGTGGGCAATGAGCCTGTGGGCAACGAGCCGAAGAGCGCGCTCAGTCCGCTGACCAATGTCTTCTCCGGACTGCGCGAACTGATCGGCGACCGACTGCTGCGGTCCGCGCTGCTCCTGGTCAGCATCTTCTACTTCAGCATCACCGCCGCGATCCTCATGGTGATGGTGACCCTGCAGGACCAGCACCACTCCGCCGGCACGATCGGTCTGGCCCTGTCCGGAACCGCCGTCGGCATGCTCGTCGGCTCGGCGCTGGTGCCACGGCTCAACAGGCGGCTCAGCCCCGGCGCGCTGCTGCTCGCCGCGTCCACGCTGACCACGGTCGCGGTGGCTCTCCTGGCACTCCCGCTGGGACCGGTCTGGGTCTTCGCCATGCTGACCCTGGCGGCGCTCGGGCTGCCGGCACTGAAGATCCTCGTCGACATCATGATCTTCCGGCAGACCCCGGACCACCGGCGAGGCCGTGCCATCGCCGCGACCATCACCCTCATCGGCGCCGGATCCCCGCTCGGTTCCCTGGCCGGCGGTCTGGCCCTGCAGTTCCTCGGCGTCACCGGCGCCATCGTGCTGATCGCGGGCGTCCAGGCCGTGATCACCGTGGCCGGGCTCGCGAACCGGCACGTCAGGTCCGCTCGCTGGCCCGCATGAGAACCCGCCTCCTCACGAAAGCGACCTCAGCCATGCTCAAGCAGCCCATCTTCATCGTCGGCCACCCCCGTTCCGGCACCAGCCTCGTCCGCAGCCTGATCGAACGCAGCGAGCACGTCTGGAGCATCGGCCGCGAAGGCAAGCCGATCTGGGAACGTGACAGCCTGCACCCCAGCCGGCGCGGCTGGCACTCCAACGCCCTGGACGCCTCCGACGCGACCCCCGAGGTGGCGGCCCAGCTGAACACGGACCTGCTCGCCGCCGCGCGCAAGCCCGGCGCGGAGTGGTCGGTCGGCGACAAGCTCGACTTCCTCGGCTTCATCAGCGCCCAGGGCCTTCAGCCGCACTACTACGACGTGCCGCTCAAGGCCCTCCAGGAGCGCTTCCCGGGCGACGTGCCGGTAGGCCCGCCCACCACGCGGGACGGCGGCGAACTCGACGAGATCACACCGTTCTGCTTCCCGCCGCGCGGCCCGCGCCCCACCGAGGCCGAACTCACCGACGGGATCCGGCTGGTGGAGAAGAGCATCCAGTCCTGCTTCCGGATCCCGTTCCTGCAGGCCCTCTACCCGGACGCCAAGTACGTCTTCGTCGTCCGTGATCCGCGCACCAGCATCGGCTCCCTGATGGACGCCTGGCTCAACCCGCGGATGTTCTTCTCCTACCCGGTGCCGGTGCCGCTGCGCATCAAGGGCTACTCGGACGTGTTCCCGTGGGGCAAGCAGTGGTGGAACCTGAGCCTGCCGCCCGGCTGGCAGGACTGGGTGGACCTGCCGCTGGCCGAGGTCTGCGCACACAACTGGCTGGCCCACAACCGGGCCGTCCTGGACGCCGCCCAGGCCTTGGCCCCCACCGGCAACTCCGTCCTCGTCCGCTACGAGGACGTCAAGACCGACCCGGTGGCCACGATGGAGGCCGTGGCCGAGGCGGTGGACCTGCCCTTCGCCGACGCCTGGGGCCGCCGCGACCTCCCCGTCGTCATGACCCAGACCGTCCCCGACCCCGACAAGTGGCTCCGCCACGAGTCCGAGATCCGCAAGGTCCTGCCGCTCGTCGGCGACCTCGCCAAGGAGGCCGGCTATGACGACTGCTGAACCACCCGGCACTCGATCGGCGGTGGACGACCGTCCTACGATCCCGGTCATGAAAGCGATTCAGGTCAGCAAGGCCGGCGGGCCCGACGTGCTCGAACTCGTCGACCTGCCACGCCCCTCGCCGCGAGCGGGCGAGGCGCTGGTGCGGCTCGCCGCCGCCGGGGTCAACTACGTCGACGTCTACATCCGGTCCGGCCTCTATCCGCAAGAACTGCCGTTCGTCCCCGGGCAGGAGGGCGCCGGCACCGTCGTCGAGGTCGGGCCCGGGGTGCGCGAGGTCGCCGTCGGTGACGTCGTCGCCTGGGCGAACCTGCCGGGATCCTATGCGGAGTACGCGCTGCTGCGCGCGGACCGGCTGGTGCCGGTGCCGGACGGACTGGCCCCCGAGCTCGCCGCGGCCACCGTGCTCCAGGGCATGACCGCGCACTACCTGTGCCACGACACGTATCCGGTCCAGGCCGGCGACACCGTCGTCGTACACGCGGCCGCGGGCGGTGTCGGCATGCTGCTGACCCAGCTCGTGCGGCTGCGCGGCGGCACGGTGATCGGCACCGCGTCGACCGAGGCCAAGGCCGAGGCCGCGCGTGCCGCCGGCGCCGTCGAGGTCGTCGACTACCGGCCGGGCGCGCTGCTGGAGGCGGTGCGGCGGCACAGCGGCGGGCACGGCGCCGCCGCGGTGTTCGACGGCATCGGCGGCCCGACGTTCGACGAAAGCCTCGCCGCGCTGCGCCCGCGCGGAGTCCTGGCGGTCTACGGGCAGTCCGGCGGCGCGGTGCCGCCGTTCGATCTCCAGCGCCTCAACGCCGCCGGGTCCGTATACGTGACCCGTCCCAACCTGACCCACCACATCCAGGACCGGGCAGAGCTGCTCCGCCGCGGAACGGCCGTACTCCAGCTGGTCCGTGACGGTCGTCTGCGGGTCCGGATCGGACAGCGGTTCGCCCTGTCCGACGCGGCGGACGCCCATGCAGCTCTCGAAGCCCGCACCACGATCGCCAAGACACTGCTCATCTGTTCCGAGGAGCGCGGCTGAACGTCCCCTCCTCGCGCAGGTTCACCCGGCACGAGGAGCGGACGTCACCAGGTCGCCTCACGCGACGGCGGTTCCCTCCAGCTCGACCAGCTGGCCGGGGATCGCCAGCCGCGTCACCCCGAGCATCGTGGTGGTCGGCGCCACCCCGGCCGCGCCCAGCCGCGCCGCCAGCACGCCGTAGTGCCGGAACAGCAGATCGACGTCGGTCGTATAGACATTGAGCCGGACGAGGTCCGCGAGAGACATGCCGGCCTCGCCGAGCACGGCCTCCACGTTGTCGATACTCAGCGCCAACTGCGCCGCCATGTCACCGTCGTGCTCGGGCTTGCCCTCGCCGCTCATCGCGGTCTGCCCCGAGATGTAGAGGGTCCGGGTGTGCCCGGAGACGAGCTCCCCCTGGTTGAAGCCCATGTCCACCGACCACGTCACCGGGTTGACCGCAGTTCGTTCCATCGCCACGTCAGCTCCATTCGATTCATGGGGAGTACGGACGTCCCTCGGCTCGGTGACCACCGGCTTCGACGTCGCATGAACGAGCCTCGCAGCAATACATGACACCCTTGGTCATGTATTCCGATAGCGTTCTCGGATGCGCGCCGACAGGTTGGTCTCGCTGGTCCTGCTGCTGCGTCAGCGCGGTCAGCTGACGGCGGACACGCTCGCCCGCGAGCTGGAGGTGTCCACCCGTACCGTGCTGCGCGACATCGAGGCGCTGTCCGCGTCCGGCGTCCCGGTGTACGCCGAGCGCGGCCGGCACGGCGGTTTCGCGCTGTCGCCCGGTTTCCGAACCGAGCTCACCGGACTGAACCACGACGAGGCCCTGGCCTTGCTGACCGCCGGATCGGGGCGCGGGGAGCTGGTGTTCGGCCTCGGCTCGGCGCTCGCCTCGGCCATGCGGAAGGTGGTCGACGCGCTGCCGGAGGGCCACCGAGCCACCGCGAGCGACGCCGCACAGCGCTTTCTCGTCGACCCGGAGACCGATCTGCTCTCGCGCCGGCTTGTGTCCGAGGAGGTACCCGGCACCACGATGATCGAGGTCCGGCGCGCGGTGCTCGCCGGACACAAGCTGCGCATCCACTACGCGGCCACGGGCCAGGCACCGCGGTGGCGCACGGTGGACCCGATCGGGCTGGTCACCGTACGCGACCGGGCGTACTTGCTGGCCACGAGATCGGGCGAGGACCGCACGTACCGGCTGTCGCGGGTGTCGGCGGCCGAGGAACTCCCCGAAGCGGCGGAGCGACCGAACCAGGTCGATCTGGACCGGATCTGGCGGGAGCGCTCGGCGCGGTTCCTGTCCGGCGGCGACCACATCGTCGTACGGGTACGGGTGAACCCGGCGCGGCGGGAGGAGCTGCTGGACGCCGCGCTCGCGGTCCGCGCGGAAGACCCCGACGCGGACGGCCGGCTGGTGCTGGACGTGACCTTCCAGGATGCGCGGCACGCCGTATGGGCGCTGTGGCAGCTCGGCGCGGACGCGGAGGCCCTGGCCCCGGAGTCGGTGCGCACCGCGCTGCGCGACCGCGCCGCCGCGGTCGCCAGGCAGTACGGCGAGTCGCCCTAGAGGGCGGGGCCGTCGGGAGGCACGGGGCACGGGCGGAGGACCATGAGGGAGCCTTCCAAGGCAGCCACCATGGCGAAGGGGAACCGGTCGAGCTCAAGGCAGAGGGCGATGTCATCGGGATGGGCTCCTTCACGCACCCCCTCCGCCAGCTCGGTGGCGGCGCGTGACGCGGCGCCTCGGCGGAGGTACTCGCCGGCGTCCGCCCCCGTCTCGGTGACCCTCCGAGCGATGTACTGGGCACACGCCAGGTCTTCCTCGGCCCGACCGTCTTCGCCGGTGACCACGAAGGTGACGCTGTCGCTGTTCCGTGTCCGCAGGACCCTTGCCGTCGCCTCCGCGACCACGAAGCCGGCGCACAGGACCAGCGACGCGTCCTTCACCGCGAGGGCGCCGACCGTCCCCGCCGTGGTCTTCTGCACGACGGTCCGGCCGCTCAGGTCGATCGAGCGCAGCAGGCCGGGCGAGTTGACGGCACCGAACCCGGGCGCGGGCGGACCGTCCTTGAGCGCCACCCAGTCCGGGTGGCGGGCCTTGAGCGCCAGGGCCTCGTCCAGCGACTCGGCGAGAACGATCTTCTCCGCCCCCTGGGCGAAGGCCCAGGCGGCAACGGTGTAAGCGCGCATGACGTCGATCACGACCGCCACGGACGGGGCTTCGACCAGATCAGCGATACCAACGAATCGAGCGTCCATGCCGATCATGATGTCAGGTGACAATACGTGCCGTCAGTCCTTGTGTACGGGGCGCACGGTCACCAGATCGGCGCCGTCGCAGTAGGTGAGGACACCGCCGTCGCCACCACGCAGGAAGGCCTGGCAGTCCGACTCCCCCTCCCACAGCGGGCGGTCGTCGTAGCCGAGCAGGACCAGCCTCCGGCCGTCCTGCCAGAAGCGGCCCGCGAGGGCCTGTGCCGCGGGGCTCAGACCTTCGGGGCGGACCGGACGGTCGGCTGCGTACAGGAGCCGGTCCGGGCGGCCGGGTGCGCGGATGATCTCCTCCATGCTGCCGTCGGTGACCAGGTATTCGCCCGGGGCGAGCCGCCGGGAGTGGCCGGCGGGGCCGAAGTAGGGGTCGATCACCAGGGCCCCCTTGGCATCCGGCAGCGTCATGCGAAAGCCGACGGTCAGCGGAAGAGTACGGTCCCAGCGGCACCCGGTGCGCGGATCGCGCGGGGCCTGGGGCTGATCCCAGACGAACGTCCGCTGCCAGCCGCGGGCTTCGGGGATCTCCGCCGATGCCCGCCCCGTGAGGACGGTGGCGCGGCAGCTCCCCCTGGCCGGGGCGGTGACCATGACGATCCGTCCGCTGACGTCGGCGATCCGGTCGACGCCGGCGGGGGGCCTCAGCCCCGCCTCCCAGTACGGCCGGCCGTCCTCCGAGTCGAGTCGGGCGATGCGGTCGGAGCCGACCAGGTAAAGCTGACAGCGGTTCCCACGAAGGCGTTGACGGGCGTCGAACGCGTCGGCCCGGCAGGCGTCCAGGACTCGCGACACGCCGGGCACCGTTCGCGCCCACTCCCGCTGCCCGGTGAACGGCTGCCAACCGGTCAGACGGCACGATCCCGGGCGGCACTCCGCCACCACCACCGTCCCGGAGTCCCACCCGTACAGGACCTGGCTGCCCGGGGGCAGGGCCTTCCGCCAGGACAGGCGGCCGTCCCACGGGTCGATCCCGGCGATCACGCTCGGCCCGCGGTGCCCGTCGCGTCCGCCGACCAGCACCACCGTGTCGTCGGCGAGCGCGGAGTGCGCGGTGCCGGGCCACTGCGACGTCAGAGCGAACTCGGCGGGCAGCGTCAGGCGCCAGCCGCGGCTGTACGGGCCCGCCTGCCGGACGAGCGTCCGGCCCTGGCCGAACATGCCCCATCCGGGGCTGTTCACCACCCACATACCGTCCGGCCCCGGCCGCACCGGCAGCCGCACACGCGAAGCCTCTTCGGGAACCGCCGCACCGTCACCGAACATCGGCTCCTGCGGGGCGAAACAGCCCGCGAGCAGTAACCCCACCACCACGACCAGCAGCCCCCGCCACGACCGACGCCGCATGACACCCCCCGGATCGGCCTTCACCGTAGAACGCCCGCCGACCGGTCGGCCGTGCCCGAGTCCCTTTCGTGACGGCCTCGTAGCCACAAGGCAGCCAACGCGCACATTCCTCACCTCGACAGTTATTACTGTCGCTCACGTCATTCGACAGGTAGACTTGTCGCATGAACGATGTGGCAGGGATCCCTACTCCCGACAAGAACGACGAGAACTTCTGGTCCACCGTCCTGACTCTGACGGAGCCCGCCTGGAACGAGCCCACCCAGGACGACGCGTTCGCCATGGACGAGAGGGTCCATGACGCGGTCCGCGCGCTGGCCGAGCGGATCTCGACGCGTGCGCTGGCCTATCGCGCCGCGGACAAGCCCTTCGACCCCGCGCTCATGGCCTCGCCCGATGTGCAGTTGGCGCTCCTGCGGGCGCTGTACGAGGCCAAGCAGTCCGTCGACCGGCTGGCGGAGAGCGCCGCCACCGTCGCCGGCCGCAGCGGGGCGAACTACGCCCAGCTGGGGGCGGCCTGGGGCGGCATCAAGCGTCAGTCCGCCCGTCTCAAGTGGCCCCACGCGGTGGTGAAGAAGTCCGCCGGCGAGCCCATCCCGCTCCGTTACGCGGGCGGTTCCGCCGTGGTGCACCACGACCCGGACGCCGATGCCTGGTGGTACAGCGCCACCGGCGCGGACGAGCGGACCCAGGAGTCCCAGGCCGTCCACGGCACCTACGCCGAGGCCATCGCCGGGGCGACCGAATTCCTCCTGGGGCACGCGCTGCCGCCCGGCCGGCCGACGTCCGGGTGACCTTTCGGCCCCGCCACCGCCCCGTACCGGCCTGAGGTCAGCCGACCGCCGACCCGCCGTTCGTCGGCGGGTACCCGGGGCGGGACGGAATCGGCGGGTGGGCGGGCGGCGGGGTCGGCTGGACCGGCAGCGGAGGGAGCGCGGGCGCGTGGAGCCAGGACGCGAGCAGGCCGTCCACCGGCTCGGGCGCGTAGCGGGCCACGTGCGCGGTGAAGCCCGCGGTGGTCACCACGCCGTGGCGGTGCGCGGTGGCCCAGTCGCGCAGCATGCGGAAGAACGGGCCCTCGCCCAGCGCGCAGCGGATCGCGTGCACCGCGAGCCCCCCGCGCTGGTACAGGCGGTCGTCGAACATCAGCTTGCGGCCGGGGTCGGCGAGGACCAGGTCCTGCGGCTGCGAGGCCAGCAACCGGTGTGCGGCGGCCGCCAGCTCCTGCGCGGTGCGGCCGCCGGAGCGCTCCGACCAGAGCCATTCGGCGTATTTCGCGAAGCCCTCGTTCAGCCAGATGTGCCGCCAGTCGCCGATGGTCACGCTGTTGCCGAACCACTGGTGCGCGAGCTCATGGGCGATGAGCCGCTCCGAACCCCGCACACCGTCCACGTGGTTGGCGCCGAAGAGGGACAGCCCCTGGGCCTCCACCGGCACGTCCAGCTCCTCGTCGGCGACGACGACCGCGTACTCGCCGAGGGGGTAGGGGCCGAACAGCTCCTCGAAGACCCGCATCATGGCGGGCTGCCGGGCGAAGTCCCGGGAGAACCTCGACAGCAGATGCGCCGGTACGTGGGCGGTCTGCGGAACACCGCCGAGTCCGGGGTCGCCGAGCAGCACGGTCTGGTACATGCCGATGGACAGGCCGACCAGGTAGCTGGAGGTCGGGGCGGTCTGCTCGTACACCCAGGTGGTCGTGGAGGCCTTGGTCGTCCGGGTCAGCAGCCGCCCGCCGGCGACCACCGTGTACGGGGACGGGGTGTTGACCGAGATGTGGTACGAGGCCTTGTCGGCGGGCCGGTCGTTGCACGGGTACCAGGAGGGCGCGCCGACCGGCTGGCTCGCGACGAGCGCACCGTCGGTGAGCTCCTCCCACCCGAGGCCGCCCCAGGGGCTGCGTACCGGCTTGGGGTTGCCCGACCAGTGGATCTCCACGGTGAAGGCGGCGCCGGCGGTGAGGGGCTTGGCGGGCCGGACGCGCAGCTTGCCGCCCCGGTGGGTGTAGTGCGGAGCCCGGCCGTTCACCTGGACCCGGCCCACCTTGAACTCGGCCAGGTTGAGGTCGAACTCGGTGAGCGGCGCCCGGCCGACGATCGCGCTCAGCCGGGCCGTCCCGGCCAGCCGGTTGGGGCCGGGACGGTAGTCCAGAGCGATCTCGTACCGGTGTACGCGGTATCGGGGATCCCCGTTGGCCGGAAAGTACGGGTCCGACGCCGTTGTCCGCTGGCCGCTCACTGCCGCTTCCGCTCCCTGCGCTGTGCTCGTACGCCGTGGCCCCTTCAGGACCGCCACGCCTCGATCGGATTGCCCAGCCAGCGGGTGTCGGCGGGGACGGATTCCCCGGCCATCACGAGAGAGGCGGGTCCCAGTGTGCTGCGGGCCCCGACCGTGCTTCCGGGCAGGACGATTCCGCCCGGGCCCAGGGTGGCGCCCTCGCGGAGGACCACAGTATCCGTCCTCAAGATCCGGTCGTGGAAGAGGTGCGTCTGCAGCACACAGCCGCGGTTCACGGTGACGGCGTCACCAAGGGTCACCAGGTCCGTCTCGGGCAGCCAGTAGCTCTCGCACCACACGCCCCGGCCGATCCGGGCGCCGAGACCGCGCAGCCACAGAGCGAGGAGCGGAGTTCCCGGCACCGATCCGGCGAGCCAGGGCACGGCCAGTACCTCGACGAACGTGTCGGCCAGTTCGTTACGCCACACGAAGCCGCTCCACAGCGGGTGCTCCGCCGTCCGGTGCCGGCCCACGAGGAGCCATTTCGCGGCGACGGAGACCACCGCGGCGGCCGCCCCGGCGGCGAGCAGGACCACTCCGGACAGTAGTGCCGTCCCCACGGTCCCGAGCCCTTCCGTCGCGGCCAGGGCGCACAGCGCGGCCACGGTCAGGACGGCGAGCGCGGCCGAGCAGAACACCGGGACGAGCCGGCACAGCTCGACCAGGCCCCGGGCCCACAGCAGGCGCGCGGGCGGATCGTAGGTGCGGCTCCGGTCCGCGGCGGCGGCGGACCGCGGCAGCTTGACCGGCGGCAGGCCCAGGTACGAGCTGCCCTTCTTGGCCTTCTTCGGGGTGGCGGACAGCACGCCGACAAGACCGTCGTCGGGCACGCTCCGGCCCGGGGCGGTCATGCCCGAGTTGCCGAGGAACGCCCGGCGGCCGATCTCGGAGTGTCCGATGCGGACCCAGCCGCCGCCCAGTTCGTAGGGGGCGGTCAGGGTGTCGTCGGCGAGGAACGCGCCTTCGCCCACGGTCGTCAGGCTCGGGAGCGCGAGCACCGTGGACACCTCGGCGCCCCGGCCGATCCTCATGCCGAGCAGCCGCAGCCACACGGGGGTGATCAGCCCGGCGTACAGCGGGAAGAGGGTCTCCCGGGAGACGTCCATCAGCTGCGTGACGGTCCAGGCCTGCCAGCCGACCCGGCTGTGCGTGGGGTGGGTCCCGGTCCGCAGCCCGAGGCTCAGCAGACGCACGGAGACGAGCAGCAGCAGCGCGTACGCGAAACCGAAGGCGAGTGCCCCTGGCACCACGGCCGTCAGTGCGCCGCGCAGGGCCTCGGCGAGCGTGGCGTCGGCGGGGACGAACAGGCTGACGACGAGCAGCGCCGGCAGGGCGGCGAGCACGGGCAGGGCCGTGAGGCAGAAGCCGGTCGCTCCGTACATGGCGCGCCAGTGGACGCCGCGCGGCGGGCGCCCCTCGGGCCAGTTGCGCTTGGCCTTGCCGAGCTTGACGGCGGGTGCTCCGGCCCAGCGCTGGCCGGTCGGGATCTGTCCGGTCACGGCGGAACCGGGGGCCACCTCGGCCCGCTTGCCGACCCGTGCGCCGGGGAAGAGCATGCTGCGGGTGCCGACGACCGCGCCCGCGCCGACCTTGACCGGGCCGATCACGAGCCGGTCTCCGTCGAGCCAGTGCCCGGTGAGGTCCACCTCGGACTCCACGGCGCAGCCGCGTCCGAGCTTGAGCATGCCGGTCACGGGAGGCAGGGAGTGCAGGTCGACGTCGGGGCCTACCTTGGCGCCGAGGGCCCGTGCGTAGCGCTCCAGCCAGGATCCGGTGAGGGAGGTCGCGCCGACGTGTTCGGCCAGGCGTTCGGCCGTCCACAGCCGGAGGTGCACGCTTCCGCCGCGCGGGTACCGTCCCGGCGTGACGCCGCGCAGCAGGAGGCGTGCGCCGCCGGCCGCGAGGGCCAGCCGGCCCGGCGGGCTGTAGAGCAGGGCGGCGCCGGCGGCGACGAGCCACCACGAGGCGGTGGGCGCCCACGGGTAGGGCCCGAACCGGTGCAGGACGTTGCCCAGGGCGAGGAGCGCCACCGTCCAGCGCAGGCCGACCAGGGTGAACAGCGGGAGCAGGAGGAGCGACTGCGTCACCTGGGTCCGGAGCGGGACGGGGGCGACGGTCCGGGCCGCGGCGTCGTCCTGTGCGGACTTCTCGAGGTGGCGGGCGAGCTTGCGCAGGGTGGGCCGCTGGTAGATGTCGACGACGGCCGCGCTCGGGTAGCGGGCGCGCAGCCGGGTGGTGAGCTGGGCGGCGGCGAGGCTGTTGCCGCCGATCGCGAAGAAGTCGTCGGCGGCACTGGTGACGGCGACGCCCAGGGTCGCGCTCCACTGTTCGGCGAGCCAGGCCTCGGTGCCGTAGAGCTGTTCGGCGGAGCCGGTGGTCTCCAGTTCGGGCAGCGGCCAGGGGAGCGCGTCCCGGTCCACCTTGCCGGAGGTACGGGTGGGCAGGTCGTCGACCGGCGCGAGGAGCGGTACGAGGGCGGCGGGCAGTTCGGCGCGCAGCCGCTCGACCGCCGCCGTGTGGTCCCAGCCCTCCTGGGTGACGAGGTAGCCGACGAGGAGCTGGTTGCCGCTGCGCGCGGTGCGGACGGCGGCGGCGGCGCCGGCGACGCCGGG
The sequence above is a segment of the Streptomyces sp. NBC_01255 genome. Coding sequences within it:
- a CDS encoding 2-phosphosulfolactate phosphatase encodes the protein MDARFVGIADLVEAPSVAVVIDVMRAYTVAAWAFAQGAEKIVLAESLDEALALKARHPDWVALKDGPPAPGFGAVNSPGLLRSIDLSGRTVVQKTTAGTVGALAVKDASLVLCAGFVVAEATARVLRTRNSDSVTFVVTGEDGRAEEDLACAQYIARRVTETGADAGEYLRRGAASRAATELAEGVREGAHPDDIALCLELDRFPFAMVAALEGSLMVLRPCPVPPDGPAL
- a CDS encoding outer membrane protein assembly factor BamB family protein; its protein translation is MRRRSWRGLLVVVVGLLLAGCFAPQEPMFGDGAAVPEEASRVRLPVRPGPDGMWVVNSPGWGMFGQGRTLVRQAGPYSRGWRLTLPAEFALTSQWPGTAHSALADDTVVLVGGRDGHRGPSVIAGIDPWDGRLSWRKALPPGSQVLYGWDSGTVVVAECRPGSCRLTGWQPFTGQREWARTVPGVSRVLDACRADAFDARQRLRGNRCQLYLVGSDRIARLDSEDGRPYWEAGLRPPAGVDRIADVSGRIVMVTAPARGSCRATVLTGRASAEIPEARGWQRTFVWDQPQAPRDPRTGCRWDRTLPLTVGFRMTLPDAKGALVIDPYFGPAGHSRRLAPGEYLVTDGSMEEIIRAPGRPDRLLYAADRPVRPEGLSPAAQALAGRFWQDGRRLVLLGYDDRPLWEGESDCQAFLRGGDGGVLTYCDGADLVTVRPVHKD
- a CDS encoding M1 family metallopeptidase, with protein sequence MSGQRTTASDPYFPANGDPRYRVHRYEIALDYRPGPNRLAGTARLSAIVGRAPLTEFDLNLAEFKVGRVQVNGRAPHYTHRGGKLRVRPAKPLTAGAAFTVEIHWSGNPKPVRSPWGGLGWEELTDGALVASQPVGAPSWYPCNDRPADKASYHISVNTPSPYTVVAGGRLLTRTTKASTTTWVYEQTAPTSSYLVGLSIGMYQTVLLGDPGLGGVPQTAHVPAHLLSRFSRDFARQPAMMRVFEELFGPYPLGEYAVVVADEELDVPVEAQGLSLFGANHVDGVRGSERLIAHELAHQWFGNSVTIGDWRHIWLNEGFAKYAEWLWSERSGGRTAQELAAAAHRLLASQPQDLVLADPGRKLMFDDRLYQRGGLAVHAIRCALGEGPFFRMLRDWATAHRHGVVTTAGFTAHVARYAPEPVDGLLASWLHAPALPPLPVQPTPPPAHPPIPSRPGYPPTNGGSAVG
- a CDS encoding Pls/PosA family non-ribosomal peptide synthetase; the protein is MSATPERGELTLLDDAETYEEPGKAARFSAGPAAPPRTLVDILDATVRAHPDELALDDGTTRLTYRALAAEVERRRRDLAAAGVGLGDRVGVRVPSGTNELYVAILAVLAAGAAYVPVDAEDPDERAELVFGEAAVRAVLGAGQSVEVTRAPEPGDAPAARPGPEHDAWIIFTSGSTGVPKGVAVAHRSAAAFVDAEAALFLADEPIGPGDRVMAGLSVAFDASCEEMWLAWRYGACLVPVPRSQVRSGADLGPWLVEQEITVVSTVPTLAALWEPDDLGEVRLLIFGGEACPPELTQRLVTEGREVWNTYGPTEATVVACASLLTGEEPIRIGLPLNGWELAVVDESGEPVPMGGSGQLVIGGVGLARYLDPAKDAEKYAPLASLGWQRAYRSGDLVRAEPEGLVFLGRGDEQIKLGGRRIELGEVDAALQALPGVAGAAAAVRTARSGNQLLVGYLVTQEGWDHTAAVERLRAELPAALVPLLAPVDDLPTRTSGKVDRDALPWPLPELETTGSAEQLYGTEAWLAEQWSATLGVAVTSAADDFFAIGGNSLAAAQLTTRLRARYPSAAVVDIYQRPTLRKLARHLEKSAQDDAAARTVAPVPLRTQVTQSLLLLPLFTLVGLRWTVALLALGNVLHRFGPYPWAPTASWWLVAAGAALLYSPPGRLALAAGGARLLLRGVTPGRYPRGGSVHLRLWTAERLAEHVGATSLTGSWLERYARALGAKVGPDVDLHSLPPVTGMLKLGRGCAVESEVDLTGHWLDGDRLVIGPVKVGAGAVVGTRSMLFPGARVGKRAEVAPGSAVTGQIPTGQRWAGAPAVKLGKAKRNWPEGRPPRGVHWRAMYGATGFCLTALPVLAALPALLVVSLFVPADATLAEALRGALTAVVPGALAFGFAYALLLLVSVRLLSLGLRTGTHPTHSRVGWQAWTVTQLMDVSRETLFPLYAGLITPVWLRLLGMRIGRGAEVSTVLALPSLTTVGEGAFLADDTLTAPYELGGGWVRIGHSEIGRRAFLGNSGMTAPGRSVPDDGLVGVLSATPKKAKKGSSYLGLPPVKLPRSAAAADRSRTYDPPARLLWARGLVELCRLVPVFCSAALAVLTVAALCALAATEGLGTVGTALLSGVVLLAAGAAAAVVSVAAKWLLVGRHRTAEHPLWSGFVWRNELADTFVEVLAVPWLAGSVPGTPLLALWLRGLGARIGRGVWCESYWLPETDLVTLGDAVTVNRGCVLQTHLFHDRILRTDTVVLREGATLGPGGIVLPGSTVGARSTLGPASLVMAGESVPADTRWLGNPIEAWRS